In one window of Megalopta genalis isolate 19385.01 chromosome 8, iyMegGena1_principal, whole genome shotgun sequence DNA:
- the Cnb gene encoding centriole duplication and spindle assembly protein centrobin, protein MMSDSDDTDVLLLIPPDLFLITSSSESDDSFDRGKTDCNYTRTGVISELVGHMQSLENRITAIESKDNSLDATLLNISLDSQLQNNTANKLRRTLPRTKFCVSQSSSLQNTPVKPRRSLSVPSTPNSYSLPNHINFHRDDLKSQNKFPKVNGTNTTNINDHDKTEHDCLMSHSESSVVVPSASRSVGFPHATGISSKGEPCSYPFDCYKTTNNIYNKSSINQLNSMPSTSTLIGATEQPNLYSRTIIQEMELFEVDELLQEMEATELELSKRINRASIHQSSKEEIDSLATDQSNEIFRSKVHNNIHKQSTSRKLEFDLQDSYQSSRPVIMQKKSSDMFPDISLPFDDSSYIDRTNKVISEFKTWEQNVKRPILKGEQIENVSPLKNMNNTDQSASKANDAKRKESILGQNSISISDTNSAGMSNAPAIQTQPMQKCSDSLLPTELSQYNTATSTRTTDSYAPCLSEIYKKSTQQNGNIQNTKEVHNAPFTVHSTNTVNVSTNTDIFPLSRKSQRFLSLSDFWDNTGTRSQEEMRRIKLEEEKFRREHCEHLIQELQKRLLEQQEKVAVALRVDNEKNELISQFHNAWSKMKQRLHVMENECGTLQTNLKNVTEKHKSEISEFQSQIKRYEGELSKALDLAAGYKEKSDNVIKEKIELLKIHADELENYKSFVQAAENRYEQLKLDYDKLLEKNKQNEETIKAFQQDLTKERLKGVEVRNEMNVIHKALDTCEAELTILRQEKESLQLKLKEEINRNAILEQKNAALLSSIEEARKAEREAKDETKSLAEKKEKIRLEMQELYQKQVDEVVKVKLQEFQTQLDVAESEFLEELKTRQQVIAECAARKIKDVIDKHQLEINLLEEKHKEEIRLCELQLAQTLQKSAILETQLNSQRATKSQLAEQLHSVMQKQWQQALKIISGGNMEDLSPLQKIHAEKLFKGPRKSESMPNCFMKVSQEPIRLRFQTADVQNFHDQNESLSTITPIEDTPLSSKESKDDLRKYVKMIVDMQKSREELLKIRETIPSPPLVCREVPRKHYIKKELSIKDEDSVIWQPTPDASQDTTEFIPISQKVCIKGDQQKNKPPWK, encoded by the exons ATGATGAGTGATTCTGATGATACAGATGTTCTACTCCTAATTCCACCTGACCTATTCCTTATAACATCGTCTTCAGAGTCTGACGATAGTTTTGACCGTGGGAAAACAGATTGCAATTATACAAGAACTGGAGTAATATCGGAACTTGTCGGACACATGCAGTCATTAGAAAACAGAATTACTGCTATCGAATCCAAAGATAATAGCTTAGATGCTACTTTACTAAACATTTCATTGGATTCGCAACTCCAAAATAATACAGCTAATAAGCTTAGACGGACATTACCTAGAACTAAATTCTGTGTAAGTCAAAGTTCTAGCTTACAAAATACACCCGTGAAACCTAGGCGATCCTTGTCTGTTCCATCAACTCCTAACAGTTATTCATTACCGAAccatattaattttcatcgtgACGACTTAAAATCTCAGAATAAATTTCCTAAGGTTAATGGTACTAATACAACTAATATTAATGATCATGATAAAACTGAGCATGATTGTTTAATGTCCCATTCTGAATCCTCTGTGGTGGTACCTTCTGCTTCTCGCAGTGTGGGTTTCCCGCATGCTACTGGTATTTCTTCTAAAGGGGAACCTTGCTCCTATCCATTTGATTGCTATAAAACTAcaaataatatctataataaatctTCTATTAACCAACTGAActcaatgccatctacttcgacTTTGATTGGTGCCACAGAACAACCGAATTTGTACTCTAGAACTATTATACAAGAAATGGAGCTATTCGAAGTGGACGAGCTACTCCAGGAAATGGAGGCAACTGAGCTAGAATTATCAAAGCGTATAAATAGAGCCTCTATACATCAGTCTTCCAAGGAAGAGATTGATTCATTAGCAACTGATCAAAGTAACGAAATATTCAGGAGCAAGGTTCATAATAACATCCATAAACAGTCTACTAGTCGCAAACTAGAATTTGACTTGCAAGATTCATATCAGAGTAGTCGACCAGTTATAATGCAAAAAAAGAGTTCTGATATGTTTCCTGATATATCCCTTCCATTTGATGACTCCTCTTACATTGATCGAACTAACAAAGTGATCTCAGAGTTTAAAACGTGGGAACAGAATGTTAAAAGACCTATATTGAAGGGTGAACAAATAGAAAATGTAAGCCCACTAAAGAACATGAACAATACTGATCAATCAGCTTCCAAAGCAAATGATGCGAAAAGAAAAGAATCAATTTTAGGACAAAACTCCATTAGTATAAGTGATACAAATAGTGCAGGAATGAGTAATGCACCTGCTATACAAACCCAACCTATGCAAAAATGTTCAGATTCTTTGTTGCCTACTGAATTATCACAATATAATACTGCAACATCTACAAGAACTACAGATTCATATGCACCATGTCTTTCTGAGATCTACAAAAAAAGCACTCAACAAAATGGTAATATTCAAAACACGAAAGAGGTGCACAATGCACCATttactgtgcatagtacaaatACTGTTAATGTTTCTACCAATACAGATATTTTTCCACTTTCCAG GAAATCACAAAGGTTTTTATCATTGTCAGATTTTTGGGATAATACTGGTACCAGATCCCAAGAAGAAATGCGTAGAATTAAATTAGAAGAAGAGAAATTTCGTCGAGAG CATTGTGAACATTTAATTCAAGAACTTCAAAAACGATTATTGGAGCAACAAGAAAAGGTGGCGGTAGCACTTAGAGTAgataatgaaaaaaatgaactgaTATCGCAATTTCATAATGCATGGTCTAAAATGAAACAACGACTCCACGTTATGGAAAATGAGTGTGGTACTTTGCAAACAAATCTAAAAAATGTTACAGAGAAGCATAAGTCAGAAATTTCAGAATTCCAGTCGCAAATTAAACGATATGAAGGAGAACTATCTAAGGCTCTAGATCTTGCAGCTGGTTATAAAGAAAAAAGTGACAATGTAATAAAGGAAAAAATAGAGCTATTGAAAATTCATGCTGATGaattagaaaattataaatcgtttgttcaagcAGCTGAAAATAGGTATGAACAATTAAAACTAGACTACGATAAATTATTagaaaagaacaaacaaaatgAAGAAACGATAAAAGCTTTCCAACAAGATTTAACTAAAGAACGATTAAAAGGTGTAGAAGTTAGGAATGAAATGAATGTTATTCATAAAGCATTGGATACCTGTGAGGCTGAACTCACTATTCTGAGACAAGAGAAAGAAAGTTTACAACTGAAattgaaagaagaaataaatagaaatgcAATTTTGGAACAAAAGAATGCTGCACTACTTTCATCGATTGAAGAGGCAAGAAAAGCAGAG AGAGAAGCTAAGGACGAAACTAAATCTCTtgctgaaaaaaaagaaaaaattagatTGGAGATGCAAGAACTTTATCAGAAACAAGTCGACGAAGTTGTAAAAGTCAAATTACAAGAATTTCAGACACAGCTTGATGTGGCAGAGTCAGAATTTCTCGAAGAATTGAAAACCAGACAACAAGTTATTGCTGAATGCGCGGCTAGAAAAATTAAAGATGTTATAGACaa ACATCAATTGGAAATAAATTTACTCGAAGAAAAACataaagaagagatacgattatgcgaacTTCAGTTGGCACAGACATTACAGAAATCAGCCATATTGGAAACGCAACTTAATTCTCAACGCGCTACCAAATCTCAGCTTGCTGAACAGTTACATTCTGTGATGCAGAAGCAATGGCAACAAGCGTTAAAGATTATATCAG GAGGAAATATGGAGGATTTGTCGCCACTTCAAAAAATTCACGCTGAGAAATTGTTCAAGGGTCCAAGGAAATCCGAATCAATGCCAAATTGTTTTATGAAGGTATCCCAAGAACCAATTAGATTAAGATTCCAAACAGCAGACGTACAAAATTTTCACGATCAAAATGAAAGTTTAAGTACAATAACTCCAATAGAAGACACGCCATTGAGTAGTAAAGAATCGAAGGATGATCTTCGGAAATATGTAAAAATG ATCGTTGATATGCAAAAATCGCGAgaagaattgttaaaaattcGAGAAACTATTCCGAGTCCTCCTTTAGTTTGTAGAGAAGTGCCTCGGAAACATTACATAAAGAAAGAATTGAGTATAAAAGACGAAGACAGTGTTATTTGGCAACCTACACCCGAT GCTAGTCAAGATACTACTGAATTTATTCCAATTTCACAAAAAGTGTGTATAAAGGGGGATCAGCAGAAGAATAAACCGCCATGGAAATGA
- the Karl gene encoding lipocalin/cytosolic fatty acid-binding protein Karl — protein sequence MRPGTRCSRLGSLIIVLLLAACIIEDTAGTWNRREDKTKCPKVKAIRNFDISEFLGSWYIVQYYASSEEALAYRCMRAELSISPENTEVTMNFTYSFTDDPINEKLVGNITWKIPSTELPAHWVHAEYPYEGVYNTYVLDSDYKSWSLLMHCAEQSKTPRYLSSFIMSRRPSLEINVISYLREKLPRYDIDLEYMFPMDQQECNKTSTSEMDLLIPPSLISRKHFTERKHPLKKKHRRF from the exons ATGCGGCCCGGAACGAGATGTTCGAGACTCGGTTCGCTGATAATAGTTCTACTGCTAGCGGCCTGCATAATAGAAGACACCGCCGGTACTTGGAACAGGCGGGAGGACAAGACCAAATGCCCGAAAGTGAAGGCCATTAGGAATTTTGACATATCCGAG TTCCTCGGATCATGGTACATAGTGCAGTATTATGCGAGCTCGGAGGAAGCGCTCGCATACAGATGCATGCGAGCCGAACTTTCAATCTCGCCCGAAAACACCGAAGTCACCATGAATTTCACTTACAGTTTCACCGACGATCCAATCAATGAAAAACTAGTCGGTAACATCACCTGGAAGATTCCTTCGACCGAGTTACCTGCTCACTGGGTACATGCCGAGTATCCAT aTGAAGGAGTGTATAATACCTATGTGTTGGACTCGGATTACAAGTCGTGGTCATTGCTGATGCATTGCGCGGAGCAAAGTAAAACTCCTCGATATTTATCAAGCTTCATCATGAGCAGGCGGCCAAGCCTCGAAATCAACGTTATATCCTACCTCCGCGAGAAGTTGCCCAG GTACGATATCGATTTGGAGTACATGTTTCCGATGGACCAGCAAGAGTGCAACAAAACCAGCACTTCGGAAATGGATTTACTGATTCCGCCATCGTTGATATCCAGAAAACACTTCACCGAGCGAAAGCATCCACTCAAAAAGAAACATCGACGCTTTTGA